A genomic region of Fusarium falciforme chromosome 4, complete sequence contains the following coding sequences:
- a CDS encoding MFS domain-containing protein, whose translation MSTQTQAILAHDNDEASSEELVPSTISETTDDGLEPDTGKASEISGLKKVVITVQLSGVTFTSSLINGLVIIGLPAITKDLQLPPTLAFWPASVSGLATASSLLLGGAVADVLGPRWVDLVGCFASGALMIG comes from the coding sequence ATGTCGACGCAGACGCAGGCAATCTTGGCTCATGACAACGATGAAGCATCATCAGAAGAGCTCGTTCCCTCGACTATTTCGGAAACCACTGATGATGGCTTAGAGCCCGATACCGGCAAAGCTAGCGAAATCTCTGGCCTCAAAAAGGTAGTCATAACGGTCCAGTTGTCAGGCGTCACCTTCACCTCCAGTCTCATCAACGGCTTGGTTATCATCGGACTACCAGCAATCACAAAAGACCTTCAACTACCGCCCACTTTGGCTTTTTGGCCGGCATCAGTCTCTGGCCTGGCTACAGCTTCTAGCTTGCTACTGGGCGGGGCGGTTGCTGATGTCCTGGGGCCAAGATGGGTTGATCTTGTCGGCTGCTTTGCGAGCGGAGCTCTGATGATTGGATGA
- a CDS encoding MFS domain-containing protein: MTLMCYLLAALSADVETIRQPGSIVMLCLSTIAFLAFVGWVRRQVEAKKPALIPNSLWKNATFSSICVTIALSFAVLNSMELFCSLFFQEIQHLPALQASIRILPCTLVAALVNIVVGLFVHKIPAIWIVTVTSILCAGSPLLMAVIDPSWPYWGNAFVAQILQPVSCDALFTVALIIITDVFPEDTQALAGAVFNTAAQFGSALGLAILQAISTQVTKDSNSTDKVVALMQGYRASFWTMFGMMLLCTIVGLLGLRKAGRIGLKRD; the protein is encoded by the exons ATGACACTGATGTGTTATTTGCTCGC TGCTCTGAGTGCGGATGTGGAAACAATTCGTCAGCCTGGGAGCATCGTTATGCTTTGCCTGAGCACAATTGCTTTTCTCGCCTTCGTCGGTTGGGTTCGTCGTCAGGTTGAAGCCAAGAAGCCAGCTCTGATCCCAAACTCCCTTTGGAAGAATGCGACCTTTTCTAGTATTTGTGTCACCATTGCCCTATCATTTGCTGTCCTGAATTCCATGGAATTGTTCTGCAGCTTGTT CTTTCAAGAGATCCAGCATCTACCAGCTCTTCAAGCGTCCATTCGGATCTTGCCCTGCACACTAGTTGCTGCACTTGTCAATATCGTCGTGGGTCTTTTCGTCCACAAGATTCCTGCTATTTGGATCGTCACTGTCACGTCGATACTTTGTGCTGGCTCTCCTCTACTGATGGCTGTTATCGATCCCTCTTGGCCTTATTGGGGTAACGCGTTTGTGGCACAGATATTGCAACCTGTTAGTTGTGATGCACTTTTTACGGTCGCATTGATCATCATTACCGACGTCTTCCCTGAAGATACACAGGCTCTTGCTGGGGCAGTGTTCAACACAGCCGCACAGTTCGGAAGCGCGCTGGGTCTGGCTATCCTTCAGGCGATATCCACACAGGTGACAAAGGACTCAAACAGCACGGACAAAGTGGTTGCCCTCATGCAGGGGTATAGGGCCAGCTTCTGGACGATGTTTGGCATGATGCTACTATGTACGATTGTTGGACTACTGGGATTGAGGAAAGCGGGACGAATCGGCCTCAAACGAGACTAA
- a CDS encoding TauD domain-containing protein, whose protein sequence is MSATVAITPAAPAPPGQPDIAYAPDYAKFQARQAQRLKSETLPSTVPEGFPTQLTGDLVWDGESVAQSYDWAYVLSPDQTNEIDQALKHFKALNVPLGQISPKTFPLPQLHAELRKLSDELHTGHGFFVIRGLDVDKYSRQENIIIYVGISSHIAGQRGRQDSKFNGKPADVVLTHVKDLSSGQEKGAIGSPAYTTDKQVFHTDTGDIVSLFCLETALEGGASRLASTWRVYNEIARTRPDLIHTLSQNWDVEIFTNADKKFATRPLLYHQKATESAPERVALQYARRYFVGFGALPRSHDIPPITEAQAEALDTLHFLGENLSVSTNFQKGDMQYVNNLAVFHARDGFTDSPTQQRHLLRLWLRDPENAWETPEALRSRWAELYDGVTAEAEVFPSEPYIRSSSNKAR, encoded by the exons ATGTCCGCCACTGTCGCCATCACTCCAGCTGCCCCAGCTCCTCCCGGACAGCCCGATATCGCATACGCTCCAGACTACGCCAAGTTCCAAGCCCGCCAGGCTCAAAGACTCAAGTCTGAAACCCTGCCTTCGACTGTTCCTGAGGGATTTCCAACCCAGTTGACCGGCGATCTGGTCTGGGATGGAGAGTCAGTTGCTCAATCGTACGATTGGGCCTATGTGTTGTCCCCGGACCAGACGAACGAGATTGATCAAGCATTGAAGCATTTCAAAG CTCTTAACGTTCCTCTTGGCCAGATCTCTCCCAAAACCTTCCCTCTGCCTCAATTGCATGCCGAACTACGCAAACTTTCAGATGAACTTCACACAGGACATGGCTTCTTTGTGATTCGCGGCCTCGATGTCGACAAGTACAGCCGACAAGAGAATATAATCATCTACGTCGGAATCTCTTCACATATCGCAGGTCAACGAGGTCGACAGGACAGCAAGTTCAACGGCAAACCTGCCGATGTCGTCCTGACCCATGTCAAGGATCTAAGTTCGGGTCAGGAGAAGGGCGCAATTGGAAGTCCTGCATACACGACCGATAAGCAAGTCTTTCACACTGATACCGGCGATATCGTCTCCCTCTTCTGTCTTGAGACTGCCTTGGAGGGTGGAGCTAGTAGACTTGCCAGCACATGGCGCGTCTACAATGAGATTGCCAGAACCCGGCCTGACCTGATTCACACTCTTTCCCAGAACTGGGACGTTGAAAT CTTTACCAATGCAGACAAGAAGTTTGCCACACGTCCACTTCTCTACCACCAAAAGGCTACGGAGTCGGCCCCAGAGCGGGTGGCTCTACAGTATGCTCGCCGATACTTTGTCGGATTCGGAGCCCTCCCACGAAGCCACGATATCCCTCCTATCACGGAGGCTCAGGCGGAAGCGCTGGACACTCTTCATTTCCTTGGAGAAAATTTGAGCGTTTCAACCAATTTCCAAAAAGGCGACATGCAATATGTCAACAACCTTGCTGTCTTTCATGCGCGAGACGGCTTTACGGATTCGCCGACCCAACA GCGACATCTTCTGCGGCTCTGGCTTCGAGACCCAGAGAATGCATGGGAAACTCCAGAGGCTTTGAGATCGCGGTGGGCGGAATTATACGATGGTGTTACGGCAGAGGCTGAAGTTTTCCCGTCGGAGCCTTACATTCGCAGTTCCAGCAACAAGGCGAGGTAA
- a CDS encoding Glyco-hyd-65N-2 domain-containing protein: MCTVFLLALLAALPTCHGIDPPNSKWNPSRLWYDTPASLWNESLPVGNGRLGGMIKGVTGTELIYINEDSFWSGTSLDRVNPDAKDTLPKVQTLLAQGNVKDATFEANLGLSGVPSSMRMYQPGGDFQIYFQNQGSATKYERWLDIRDGTAGVYYEANGVSYQREYLASKPADVMAVRLTTSKPGSLSFYIKFQRPSNQQNRFVETAYAESGDTIISTFNSNQIKAVFGARIVIKGGSKRQIGDQIVVTNADEALIYIDMRTTVRERDPLSTVRKTLARAVSSSYSQTRESHVSDYQKLYERASLSLGTSSDEQKALTTAKRRQALAQGDFDPELFSLYFQFGRYLLISSSRPGTLPANLQGIWNNALDPSWGSKYTININIQMNYWPAEITSKPPVNFNFSSSSNKAPDLAELTEPLFTHMKLMHKTGKEVARKMYNARGWVAHHNTDIWGDAAPQDIYAQGSYWPMGHAWLLQHVFNHYLYTGDKDFLQENYYLFKDAVQFYEDFLSDYKGWKVTNPSVSPEASYKNGSISGAMTVSATIDNSILRELFGNFVQAAKILGQSGDKLVETANSLSKSLPPLQVSPRMGTLMEWIEDFEEADPGHRHLSPLYGLYPGSEITPENPKIWEASRKLVERRASHDAGSMGWSRAWLAALRARLGQGKGLEVDITHLLFNLTYDSLLNMGPPAGFQIDGNFGGCAAITESLLSSSNGVIVILPALMPCSKQGAFKGFVAKGGFVVGAEWKDGALTKASITSILGNALNVTVGTGQTISEATMGSESSGKGSIFFSKKLKAGETVNLVGGDSA; the protein is encoded by the exons ATGTGCACAGTCTTCCTCCTAGCACTCTTGGCGGCTCTTCCAACATGCCACGGTATTGATCCTCCCAACTCCAAATGGAACCCCTCGAGATTGTGGTACGACACTCCTGCTAGTCTCTGGAACGAATCTCTGCCCGTTGGAAATGGGAGGCTTGGAGGAATGATCAAGGGGGTAACTGGAACTGAACTCATCTACATCAACGAAGACTCGTTCTGGAGCGGTACCTCACTCGACAGAGTCAATCCAGACGCCAAAGACACGCTTCCGAAGGTGCAGACACTTCTCGCCCAGGGAAATGTCAAAGATGCTACCTTTGAAGCCAATCTGGGACTCTCGGGTGTACCCTCCAGCATGCGAATGTACCAGCCTGGGGGTGACTTTCAAATCTACTTCCAAAACCAAGGGTCAGCTACCAAGTATGAAAGATGGCTCGACATCAGAGACGGCACGGCAGGTGTCTACTACGAAGCGAATGGTGTCTCGTATCAGCGCGAGTACCTTGCTAGCAAGCCGGCAGACGTCATGGCCGTTCGGCTCACCACTTCAAAGCCGGGCTCCTTAAGCTTTTACATCAAATTTCAACGACCTTCAAATCAGCAGAATCGGTTCGTGGAAACAGCTTACGCTGAAAGCGGAGACACTATTATCTCGACTTTCAACTCGAATCAGATCAAGGCGGTTTTTGGTGCTCGGATTGTCATTAAGGGCGGATCTAAGCGTCAAATTGGCGATCAAATTGTCGTAACCAACGCGGACGAAGCCTTGATATACATCGACATGCGAACTACTGTCCGGGAACGCGACCCTCTATCAACAGTTCGAAAGACACTCGCCAGGGCCGTGTCTTCCTCTTACTCGCAAACTCGCGAAAGCCATGTGAGCGACTACCAAAAGTTATACGAGCGAGCGAGTCTATCCCTTGGCACTTCGAGCGATGAGCAAAAGGCCTTGACCACAGCCAAAAGACGCCAGGCCCTAGCCCAAGGCGACTTTGATCCCGAACTCTTTAGTCTCTACTTTCAGTTTGGGCGATACTTGCTTATTTCTTCATCACGCCCTGGAACCTTGCCTGCAAACCTTCAAGGAATCTGGAACAATGCACTAGATCCCTCTTGGGGCTCCAAGTATAcgatcaacatcaacattcAGATGAACTATTGGCCAGCAGAGATCACGAGTAAGCCTCCTGTCAACTTCAACTTTTCTAGTAGTTCTAATAAAGCACCAGATCTAGCCGAGTTGACTGAGCCTCTATTCACTCACATGAAGCTCATGCACAAGACGGGCAAAGAAGTAGCACGCAAAATGTACAATGCCCGCGGTTGGGTCGCCCACCACAACACCGACATTTGGGGAGATGCGGCACCCCAGGATATTTACGCACAAGGATCGTACTGGCCTATGGGACACGCCTGGCTTCTTCAGCATGTTTTCAATCACTACCTCTACACCGGAGACAAAGACTTCCTCCAAGAAAACTATTATCTGTTCAAAGACGCAGTGCAGTTCTACGAGGATTTCCTTTCAGACTACAAAGGCTGGAAAGTGACCAATCCATCCGTTTCTCCAGAAGCCTCTTACAAGAATGGAAGCATCTCTGGTGCAATGACAGTTTCAGCAACCATAGACAACTCGATCTTGCGCGAACTATTCGGAAACTTTGTGCAGGCGGCCAAAATCCTGGGGCAATCGGGAGACAAATTGGTTGAGACGGCCAACTCTTTGAGTAAAAGTCTCCCTCCCTTACAAGTCTCTCCCAGAATGGGCACTCTTATGGAGTGGATTGAAGACTTTGAAGAGGCCGATCCAGGACATCGCCATCTGTCTCCTCTCTACGGTCTGTATCCAGGGTCTGAGATCACTCCAGAAAATCCCAAGATCTGGGAGGCCTCCAGGAAACTGGTAGAAAGACGCGCTTC GCATGACGCTGGCAGCATGGGGTGGTCTCGTGCTTGGCTTGCAGCCTTACGAGCCAGACTAGGCCAAGGCAAGGGCCTTGAAGTCGATATAACTCACCTCCTCTTCAATCTGACTTACGACAGTCTCCTCAACATGGGACCTCCTGCGGGATTTCAGATCGACGGCAACTTCGGTGGCTGTGCAGCCATTACTGAGTCACTCCTATCAAGCAGCAACGGAGTGATAGTGATTCTCCCTGCTCTAATGCCATGTTCAAAACAAGGAGCTTTCAAGGGGTTTGTAGCAAAGGGTGGGTTTGTGGTTGGTGCTGAATGGAAGGATGGGGCGCTTACCAAGGCTTCAATTACGAGCATCCTGGGAAATGCTCTGAACGTCACTGTTGGAACAGGCCAAACGATATCCGAGGCTACTATGGGGAGTGAATCTTCAGGAAAGGGCAGCATATTCTTTTCAAAGAAACTCAAGGCTGGCGAAACAGTCAACTTAGTTGGCGGTGACTCTGCTTGA
- a CDS encoding AA-permease domain-containing protein, with amino-acid sequence MTASLKKDAGDDNVSTFAGDHAPTTVLQTRRGLTPRHVQLMTIAGGIGVGLFVGVGGVLSKAGPLPLLIGYLIYGLGFIWPTCVNIAEMLAWLPIRGSIYELAARFVDPALGFAMGWTYFYAGAMLVCTEYSAVATVMQYWNTDINPAVWIAMAMAVCFFLNMVAVRWYGEAEFVMGSTKILLLIGLILATFFTMVGANPTGEAYGFHNWKNGDMAHPYYTEGATGIFLSICISVRYAVFTIGGPDIISLAAGEIQNPRKTIPRVAKMIAARILLFYIVGILAVGILCNSRDSRLLGAIESGEAGAAASPWVLGLLNLGIRGFLPGLINFLILLSGWSCGNAYLYSSSRTLYSLAQDGRAPKLFLKCTKSGVPWVCVTAVTIISLLSFLVASNSAGEVFSWFVDLTTVALVVNATAMSWVFLGWCRALKAQWIVRQGENHFKKSLFRRSMAQPVPGIVFPYTVPCASWSPYVSILIGTLTTIFIGFDTFKPWSTKGFITSYFGLAWFTFMFLFWKIVKGTRMANAATVDIYADGQKQAIDEECRFWEEGLALESDREALKKKNVFVRAWARFWGA; translated from the exons ATGACCGCCTCGCTCAAAAAGGATGCCGGTGATGACAACGTTTCGACTTTCGCCGGGGACCACGCCCCTACCACTGTGCTGCAAACTCGTCGCGGCTTGACCCCACGTCACGTCCAGCTGATGACCATCGCCGGTGGCATCGGCGTCGGCCTCTTCGTCGGCGTCGGTGGGGTTTTATCCAAGGCTGGCCCGCTCCCTCTGCTTATAGGTTATCTGATTTACGGCCTCGGATTCATCTGGCCAACCTGTGTCAACATTGCCGAGATGCTGGCGTGGCTTCCAATCCGTGGTTCCATCTACGAACTCGCCGCTCGTTTCGTCGATCCCGCCTTGGGCTTTGCCATGGGCTGGACCTACTTTTATGCTGGTGCCATGTTGGTGTGCACCGAGTACTCTGCCGTGGCTACCGTCATGCAGTATTGGAACACCGACATCAACCCAGCTGTGTGGATCGCCATGGCTATGGCGGTATGCTTCTTTCTGAACATGGTTGCAGTCAG GTGGTATGGAGAAGCCGAGTTCGTCATGGGCTCTACCAAGATCCTTCTGCTGATCGGCTTGATCCTGGCGACATTTTTCACCATGGTCGGAGCAAATCCCACGGGCGAGGCCTATGGGTTTCACAACTGGAAGAACGGGGACATGGCGCATCCTTACTACACTGAGGGTGCCACCGGTATCTTTCTGAGCATCTGCATATCGGTTAGGTACGCCGTCTTCACCATTGGAGGTCCCGATATCATCTCCCTGGCAGCTGGCGAGATTCAGAACCCGCGAAAGACGATTCCCCGCGTTGCCAAGATGATTGCCGCCCGTATTCTGCTGTTCTACATTGTGGGAATCCTCGCCGTGGGTATCCTGTGCAACTCGCGCGACTCGCGACTGCTAGGCGCGATCGAGTCCGGCGAGGCTGGCGCAGCGGCATCTCCCTGGGTTCTAGGTCTTTTGAACCTCGGCATCAGGGGCTTCTTGCCCGGCCTCATCAACTTTCTCATCCTTCTCTCCGGCTGGTCTTGTGGCAACGCCTATCTGTACTCTTCCAGCCGAACCCTCTACTCACTTGCCCAGGACGGACGGGCACCCAAGCTCTTCTTGAAGTGCACAAAGAGTGGCGTGCCGTGGGTCTGTGTCACGGCTGTCACCATCATCTCGCTGTTGTCTTTCCTCGTCGCATCCAATAGTGCAGGAGAGGTCTTCTCTTGGTTCGTGGACCTTACCACCGTCGCCCTTGTCGTCAACGCCACAGCCATGTCGTGGGTTTTCCTCGGCTGGTGCCGCGCTCTCAAGGCACAGTGGATTGTTCGTCAGGGTGAGAACCACTTCAAAAAGTCGCTCTTCAGACGATCCATGGCACAGCCAGTGCCAGGCATTGTGTTCCCTTATACCGTCCCCTGCGCATCTTGGTCGCCATATGTGTCCATCCTTATTGGTACCCTGACCACCATCTTTATCGGTTTCGACACCTTCAAGCCATGGTCGACAAAGGGGTTCATTACTAGTTATTTTGGTCTGGCGTGGTTCACCTTCATGTTCTTGTTCTGGAAGATTGTCAAGGGTACCCGTATGGCAAACGCCGCTACTGTCGATATCTATGCCGACGGGCAGAAGCAGGCCATTGATGAGGAATGTCGGTTCTGGGAGGAGGGGCTTGCCCTAGAGAGTGATAGGGAGgctttgaagaagaagaatgtCTTTGTCCGAGCTTGGGCGAGGTTTTGGGGAGCGTAA
- a CDS encoding Non-reducing end alpha-L-arabinofuranosidase produces the protein MVSLKSILAAAAYVATAGAVNIKVSASDGNATSGHQYGFLHEDINNSGDGGIYAELIRNRAFQYSNKYPVSLDGWHSVNGAQLSLNRLKEPLSDALPVSLNVKAGSKKEKSIGFFNDGYWGMDVKKQTYTGSFWVKGAYKGKFTASLQSNLTKDVFGSVDIKSKSVANDWTEHKFELIPKKDAPNSNNTFAITFNPKGVSGGSLDFNLISLFPPTYKGRKNGLRIDIAEALEGLHPSLLRFPGGNMLEGSTNKTWWDWKDTLGPLRYRKGFEGVWEYQQTHGLGLMEYLEWAEDMQLEIVVGVYAGLSLNGDVTPKEDFQSIIDDALDEIEFIRGPADSKWGKRRAELGHPEPFKLHYVEIGNEDWLAGYPGGWKSYKEYRFPMFLKAITDLYDDITVISSGATTDGDGFDIPAPGIGDYHPYREPNALVKEFNRFDNDIGHIVGEVAATHPNGGTGWSGNLMDFPWWIGTVGEAVSLIGYERNADRIPGTFYAPVLRNMNRWQWAVTIVQFAADPAMTTRSTSWYVWELFAAHPMTHTLPASADFDPLFYVAGKNEDEGTFIWKGAAYNTTKGADVPVSLAFEGVEAGTEADLTLLTNAKDDPFAYNDPHTGVNIVNSTTTVLEADKDGIFKFSLPELSVAVLETKSTGKSLRKRTLGRAFMS, from the exons ATGGTCTCCCTTAAGTCGATTCTCGCCGCTGCGGCATATGTCGCGACGGCTGGAGCTGTCAACATCAAGGTGTCTGCCTCAGATGGAAATGCCACGAGTGGCCATCAATATGGCTTCCTTCATGAA GACATCAACAACTCTGGTGACGGTGGAATCTATGCTGAGCTTATCCGCAACCGAGCCTTCCAGTACAGCAACAAGTACCCGGTCTCTCTAGACGGCTGGCACTCAGTGAATGGCGCTCAGCTATCTCTAAACCGTCTCAAGGAACCACTTTCCGATGCCCTTCCCGTGTCTTTGAATGTCAAGGCCGGAAGCAAGAAGGAAAAGTCCATTGGTTTCTTTAATGACGGCTACTGGGGAATGGATGTGAAGAAGCAGACTTATACAGGCTCTTTCTGGGTCAAGGGTGCCTACAAGGGAAAGTTCACCGCCTCGCTGCAGTCTAACCTCACCAAGGATGTGTTTGGCTCTGTTGATATCAAGTCCAAGTCTGTTGCCAATGACTGGACTGAGCACAAGTTTGAACTCATTCCTAAGAAGGATGCCCCCAATAGCAACAACACTTTCGCCATTACGTTCAATCCCAAG GGCGTCTCTGGCGGGTCTCTTGACTTCAACTTGATCAGTCTCTTCCCCCCTACTTACAAAGGCCGCAAGAACGGACTTAGAATTGATATTGCCGAGGCTCTCGAAGGCCTGCACCCA AGCCTGCTTCGCTTTCCTGGCGGCAACATGCTGGAGGGATCAACCAACAAGACTTGGTGGGACTGGAAGGACACCCTCGGCCCTCTCCGATACCGAAAGGGCTTTGAGGGTGTCTGGGAATATCAGCAGActcatggccttggcctcatgGAGTACCTTGAGTGGGCTGAGGATATGCAACTGGAGATTG TCGTTGGCGTCTACGCGGGTCTATCCCTCAACGGCGACGTCACCCCTAAGGAAGACTTCCAGTCCATCATTGACGACGCCCTTGACGAAATCGAATTCATCCGTGGCCCTGCTGACTCCAAATGGGGCAAGCGTCGAGCCGAACTTGGTCACCCAGAGCCATTTAAGCTTCACTACGTCGAGATTGGAAACGAAGACTGGCTCGCGGGTTATCCTGGAGGATGGAAGAGTTATAAGGAGTACCGCTTCCCCATgttcctcaaggccatcacCGACCTCTACGATGACATCACCGTTATTTCTTCTGGCGCGACTACTGATGGCGACGGCTTTGACATTCCTGCTCCTGGAATTGGCGACTACCACCCTTACCGCGAGCCCAATGCCCTGGTCAAGGAGTTCAACCGATTCGACAATGACATTGGTCACATCGTTGGAGAGGTTGCTGCCACTCACCCTAACGGTGGAACTGGCTGGTCTGGGAATTTGATGGACTTCCCTTGGTGGATTGGAACCGTGGGCGAGGCTGTGTCTCTTATCGGCTACGAGAGAAACGCTGATCGCATTCCTGGAACTTTCTACGCCCCTGTTCTCCGCAACATGAACCGTTGGCAGTGGGCCGTCACCATTGTCCAGTTCGCCGCCGACCCCGCCATGACAACACGCTCCACTAGTTGGTACGTGTGGGAGCTCTTTGCCGCCCACCCCATGACCCATACTCTACCTGCGTCCGCCGACTTCGACCCTCTCTTCTACGTTGCTGGAAAGAACGAGGACGAAGGCACATTCATCTGGAAGGGCGCCGCCTACAACACCACCAAGGGAGCCGACGTACCTGTCTCTCTGGCCTTCGAGGGTGTTGAGGCAGGCACTGAGGCCGACCTCACTCTGTTGACCAACGCCAAGGATGATCCCTTCGCCTACAATGACCCTCACACTGGTGTCAACATTGTGAACAGCACAACTACAGTCCTTGAGGCTGATAAGGATGGAATTTTCAAGTTTAGCCTGCCAGAGCTGAGTGTTGCTGTCTTGGAGACCAAGTCGACAGGAAAGAGCTTGAGAAAGCGTACCCTCGGAAGAGCGTTTATGTCTTAA